A stretch of Acidobacteriota bacterium DNA encodes these proteins:
- a CDS encoding ParB N-terminal domain-containing protein, with product MKNETSLKNRDSIQEYPIDRIVPSPENTKLYCPVSKESVSELARDIARNGVREPLVITLDGFILSGHRRHAAARLAGLNAVPVRIDPISRVEEPERFREELARYNWQQRTKTPVEEIREAAAISGDTDFGGEDDVFTEGESCNRDFIPLEIGGERRRSKITNAGIPFLNGAIGVLNELIGHRPLTLRMIHYRLLNNPPLRHARKPGSVYRNDRNSYQALSRLLTAARLEGRIPFECIADETRPFSSWDVFQSVGAFVTQEVNFFLEGYRRDLLRSQPDHVEVLGEKNTIRSVIGPVCKKYGIPMTLGRGYCSIPPLHDIAERFRESGKARLVLVFVNDFDPEGEDIPQATARTLRDDFGLGDRIECVKAALTKEQVHRLNLQPNTEAKVTSSRFKRFAKENGRFAYELEALHPEALQDLLEDTVRQVIDLEGLNKEIDRQRRERECLKPMKAAAREALLDVME from the coding sequence ATGAAAAATGAGACTAGTCTAAAAAACCGGGATTCAATCCAGGAATACCCGATTGACCGCATCGTCCCGTCTCCGGAAAACACGAAGCTGTATTGTCCCGTGTCGAAGGAGAGCGTTTCGGAGCTCGCCCGGGACATCGCCCGGAACGGGGTCCGGGAGCCTCTGGTCATCACGCTTGATGGCTTCATCCTCTCCGGGCACCGTCGCCACGCGGCCGCCCGGCTCGCCGGTCTGAATGCCGTTCCCGTCCGCATAGACCCTATTTCCCGGGTGGAAGAGCCGGAGCGATTCCGCGAAGAGTTGGCGCGCTACAACTGGCAACAGAGGACGAAGACGCCGGTCGAGGAGATCCGGGAAGCAGCCGCGATTTCCGGCGACACCGATTTCGGCGGGGAAGACGATGTCTTCACCGAAGGGGAGAGTTGCAACAGGGACTTCATTCCGCTTGAGATCGGGGGCGAGCGCCGCCGGTCCAAGATCACGAATGCTGGAATTCCCTTCCTGAACGGAGCTATCGGCGTTCTGAACGAGTTGATCGGACACCGTCCATTGACCTTGAGGATGATTCATTACCGGCTGTTGAACAACCCGCCCTTGCGCCACGCCAGGAAACCCGGCTCCGTTTACCGCAACGACCGGAACAGCTATCAGGCACTTTCCCGGCTCCTGACCGCCGCTCGCCTGGAAGGCCGCATCCCGTTCGAGTGCATCGCCGACGAAACGCGGCCGTTTTCGTCATGGGACGTGTTTCAGTCCGTGGGGGCGTTTGTGACTCAAGAGGTGAATTTCTTTCTGGAAGGTTACCGCCGGGACTTGCTCCGTTCGCAACCCGACCATGTCGAGGTATTGGGCGAGAAGAACACGATCCGGAGCGTGATCGGGCCGGTATGCAAGAAGTACGGAATCCCGATGACGCTGGGCCGGGGCTACTGCTCCATCCCGCCGCTTCACGACATCGCGGAACGCTTCAGGGAGAGCGGCAAAGCGCGCCTTGTCCTGGTGTTCGTCAACGACTTCGACCCGGAAGGGGAAGACATCCCGCAAGCGACCGCCCGAACCCTGAGGGATGATTTCGGGTTGGGTGACCGGATCGAATGCGTGAAGGCCGCGTTGACGAAGGAACAAGTCCACAGGCTGAACCTTCAGCCGAATACCGAGGCGAAGGTGACCAGTTCAAGGTTCAAACGGTTTGCGAAGGAAAACGGCCGCTTTGCCTATGAACTCGAAGCGCTGCATCCGGAAGCGCTGCAAGACCTGCTTGAAGACACGGTCCGGCAAGTCATCGACCTTGAAGGCTTGAACAAAGAGATCGACCGGCAACGACGGGAGCGGGAGTGCCTGAAGCCGATGAAGGCCGCCGCCCGTGAAGCGCTTCTGGACGTCATGGAGTGA
- a CDS encoding helix-turn-helix domain-containing protein, whose translation MQAKNEALLAKINEMRAEVDEVRTMSVEEAAARLGVSTALVRAEIAAGRLSYCPMGRLIRITVKDLREYLDRIRTRRPIPEADQEPE comes from the coding sequence ATGCAAGCGAAGAACGAAGCACTCCTTGCCAAGATCAACGAGATGCGCGCGGAGGTGGACGAAGTCCGGACGATGTCGGTTGAGGAAGCCGCTGCCCGCCTGGGGGTGTCAACCGCCCTGGTCCGGGCGGAGATCGCCGCCGGTCGCCTGAGCTACTGCCCGATGGGCCGCCTGATCCGGATCACCGTCAAGGATCTCCGAGAGTACCTCGACAGGATCCGGACCCGCCGCCCGATCCCGGAAGCCGATCAAGAACCGGAATGA
- a CDS encoding site-specific integrase, with product MATISKRVGKKGVVRWAAKIRRRGFKDIERVFPRREEALAWADEVSVAMRNGTYREGVADPTKLPTLEEAIGRYIVEMVPKLSESNRVPTLARLKFWSAELGSVSVSKVTPGMVETAVNRLREKKLSDTSIHHYLRLLGRVFTVSARRWDMLPVDASPLRRVDVPPCEAGRTRFLTPDEIGRLLKACKESKSPFLADVVSLLLLTGARRGEICGLRWDELELDPGRERVVLSASRTKTKRARVLPLFGESLEIIRRRSAKKESPVYVFPMVKGKTKGKPVFSLKTAWAVATKRAGLTDLRIHDLRHCAASLLLQAGTDLSVIGKLLGHSTETMTSRYAHLRDDIIRTAAEKTLGAVVPFREAATK from the coding sequence ATGGCAACGATTTCAAAGCGAGTGGGCAAAAAGGGGGTTGTCCGATGGGCTGCCAAGATCCGGCGGAGGGGGTTCAAGGACATTGAGAGGGTCTTCCCGAGACGAGAGGAAGCGCTGGCTTGGGCCGATGAAGTCTCCGTCGCCATGCGAAACGGGACATACCGGGAAGGGGTTGCCGACCCGACGAAACTCCCGACCCTTGAGGAAGCTATCGGCCGCTATATTGTAGAAATGGTCCCGAAACTGTCCGAATCGAACCGGGTGCCGACGCTGGCCCGCCTGAAATTCTGGTCCGCCGAACTGGGGTCCGTCTCCGTCTCGAAGGTGACGCCGGGGATGGTGGAGACAGCCGTTAACAGGCTTCGTGAGAAAAAGCTGTCGGACACTTCGATTCATCATTACCTCAGGCTGTTGGGTCGGGTCTTCACTGTCTCCGCCCGGAGATGGGATATGCTCCCGGTTGACGCATCGCCGCTCCGCCGGGTTGACGTTCCGCCCTGTGAGGCGGGGCGGACCCGCTTCCTGACGCCGGATGAAATCGGACGTCTCCTCAAAGCGTGCAAAGAATCGAAATCGCCGTTCCTTGCCGACGTGGTTTCCCTGCTGCTGTTGACCGGGGCCCGCCGGGGGGAAATCTGTGGTTTGCGATGGGACGAACTCGAACTTGATCCCGGCCGGGAAAGGGTTGTCCTGAGCGCTTCCCGAACCAAGACAAAGCGCGCGCGGGTGCTTCCGTTGTTCGGTGAAAGCTTGGAAATCATCCGGCGACGGAGTGCCAAGAAGGAAAGCCCTGTGTACGTTTTTCCCATGGTGAAAGGGAAGACAAAGGGGAAACCGGTCTTCAGCTTGAAAACGGCCTGGGCCGTCGCGACGAAGCGCGCGGGGTTGACGGACCTCCGGATTCACGACCTCCGGCATTGTGCCGCTTCGCTTCTGTTGCAAGCGGGGACGGACCTTTCCGTGATCGGAAAACTGCTGGGCCATTCCACCGAAACAATGACCTCCAGGTACGCGCACCTTCGGGATGACATCATCCGGACCGCCGCTGAAAAAACCTTGGGGGCCGTGGTACCATTCCGGGAGGCCGCGACGAAGTAG
- a CDS encoding DUF3631 domain-containing protein — MGMTFDEIKALAATLQEDNVGAVLPGLFKEMRLAGLLDVEIDLVLKAAAEASGIGLTPLRSDWLKYQKTHEPKESGVGGILTDPEPWPDPVDGAALLGRIEAALRRHVILEEPAFVACALWGPMTYAPDSFEAMALLIVTSPLLRCGKTTLLAAMSKIVNRPLPAGNVSAAAIYRVIEDFTPTLIIDECDSFLEANEEARGILNSGFTRAAACVIRCEGDDKKPKVFSTWAPKILAGIGRRAQTLMDRGIIVEMKRKLRSEKVARLRGREADFQEIRRMCRRWADDNAERLAGVDPAIPESLNDREADLWGPLFQIAAIAGGPWPERCQKAALALCNRAEGEEAPFKQQILADCRDAFDGHSILASADLLRLLNADDSKPWATYCKDKPLHARALANLLRSFKIRSRSSRPEDVEGTRKGYHKEDFVDAWKRFLPEESVSQRQPASNPEQAAQSLTTTTYNETNPAQERGVCRMETSGNSLKNHNVPDVPDKKQGDGKKDKVPTPSRKLLFDEIAFEVGS; from the coding sequence ATGGGAATGACCTTCGACGAAATCAAAGCCCTCGCCGCGACCCTCCAGGAAGACAACGTCGGGGCGGTCCTGCCGGGGCTCTTCAAGGAAATGCGCCTTGCCGGGTTGCTGGATGTCGAGATTGACCTTGTGCTGAAAGCGGCCGCCGAAGCCTCCGGGATCGGTTTGACTCCGCTTCGGAGCGATTGGCTGAAGTACCAGAAAACCCATGAACCGAAAGAGTCGGGAGTCGGGGGGATCCTGACCGACCCGGAGCCGTGGCCCGACCCTGTAGACGGGGCCGCCCTCCTGGGCCGAATCGAAGCGGCCCTTCGTCGGCACGTCATCCTCGAAGAACCCGCTTTCGTCGCCTGTGCCCTCTGGGGTCCGATGACCTACGCGCCGGACTCCTTCGAGGCGATGGCCCTCCTGATCGTCACGTCGCCGCTGCTTCGATGCGGGAAGACAACCCTCCTCGCCGCAATGTCGAAGATCGTGAACCGGCCGCTTCCTGCCGGGAACGTGTCCGCCGCCGCGATTTATCGGGTCATCGAGGACTTCACGCCGACGCTGATAATCGACGAGTGCGACTCTTTCCTTGAAGCGAACGAGGAAGCGCGGGGGATCCTGAACTCCGGATTCACCCGGGCGGCCGCCTGCGTCATCCGATGCGAGGGAGACGACAAGAAACCGAAGGTCTTTTCCACCTGGGCACCGAAGATCCTCGCCGGGATCGGCCGCCGCGCCCAGACTCTCATGGACCGTGGGATCATCGTCGAAATGAAGCGCAAGCTACGGTCCGAGAAGGTCGCCCGGCTCCGGGGCCGCGAAGCGGACTTCCAGGAGATCCGCCGGATGTGCCGCCGATGGGCGGATGACAACGCCGAACGGTTGGCAGGGGTTGACCCGGCCATCCCGGAGAGCCTGAACGACCGGGAAGCGGACCTGTGGGGCCCGCTTTTCCAGATCGCCGCCATCGCCGGGGGGCCGTGGCCGGAACGCTGTCAGAAGGCCGCCCTTGCTCTGTGCAACCGGGCCGAAGGAGAAGAAGCGCCGTTCAAGCAACAGATCCTCGCCGACTGCCGGGACGCCTTCGACGGGCATTCCATTCTTGCATCGGCCGATCTCCTCCGGTTGCTGAATGCCGACGATTCCAAGCCCTGGGCGACCTACTGCAAGGACAAACCGCTTCACGCCCGCGCCCTGGCGAACCTCCTCCGGTCTTTCAAGATCCGATCCCGCTCAAGCCGACCCGAAGACGTTGAAGGGACAAGGAAGGGATACCACAAAGAAGATTTCGTTGACGCATGGAAGCGGTTCTTGCCCGAGGAGAGTGTTTCTCAACGGCAACCCGCATCAAATCCGGAACAAGCGGCACAATCTTTAACAACAACAACTTACAACGAAACCAATCCGGCACAAGAGAGGGGAGTGTGTCGGATGGAAACCAGTGGTAACTCATTGAAAAATCACAATGTGCCGGATGTGCCGGATAAAAAGCAGGGAGACGGGAAGAAAGACAAGGTTCCGACGCCGTCAAGGAAACTCCTGTTCGATGAGATCGCCTTCGAGGTGGGGTCATGA
- a CDS encoding terminase family protein, whose product MARDLRHVFDPAAWARDALGFESDPWQAGFLRAGESRVILNTSRQVGKSTVCALLACHQAIFRARSEIIVISPSLRQSGELFRKLVRFLGSLGTGAPLEENRTTYVLPNGSRILSLPGSEDTVRGFSGVNLILMDEAARIDDDLLSAVTPMVATSGGRIVLLSTPAGRRGVFHKLWTDGEGWRKVRVPAAECPRIPPGFLAAERLALGETLFRQEYACEFVDDLTAVFSMDAIHACRDDSIQPLHF is encoded by the coding sequence ATGGCCCGGGACTTGCGCCACGTCTTCGACCCGGCCGCCTGGGCCCGTGACGCCCTGGGCTTCGAGTCGGACCCGTGGCAAGCGGGCTTCCTCCGGGCCGGGGAGTCCCGGGTGATCCTGAACACGTCCCGGCAAGTCGGGAAGAGCACCGTCTGTGCCCTGCTTGCCTGCCATCAAGCGATATTCCGGGCCCGGTCGGAAATCATCGTCATCTCGCCTTCCCTTCGACAGTCCGGCGAACTGTTCCGGAAGCTGGTCCGTTTCCTGGGCTCCCTGGGCACGGGGGCGCCGCTCGAAGAGAACCGGACCACCTACGTCCTGCCGAACGGGTCGCGGATCCTGAGCCTTCCGGGGAGTGAAGACACGGTCCGGGGCTTCTCCGGGGTGAACCTGATCCTGATGGACGAAGCCGCGCGGATTGACGATGACCTTCTTTCGGCCGTCACGCCCATGGTGGCGACCTCCGGGGGCCGGATCGTCCTGCTCTCCACTCCGGCCGGCCGCCGGGGAGTGTTCCACAAGCTGTGGACCGATGGGGAGGGTTGGCGCAAGGTCCGCGTCCCGGCCGCTGAATGCCCGAGGATCCCGCCGGGCTTCCTCGCCGCCGAACGTCTGGCGCTTGGGGAAACCCTGTTCCGCCAAGAATACGCCTGCGAATTCGTCGATGACCTGACCGCCGTCTTCAGCATGGACGCAATCCACGCTTGCCGGGACGATTCGATTCAACCGCTGCACTTCTGA